A region from the Chanodichthys erythropterus isolate Z2021 chromosome 5, ASM2448905v1, whole genome shotgun sequence genome encodes:
- the fgf8a gene encoding fibroblast growth factor 8, with product MRLIPSRLSYLFLHLFAFCYYAQVTIQSPPNFTQHVSEQSKVTDRVSRRLIRTYQLYSRTSGKHVQVLANKKINAMAEDGDAHAKLIVETDTFGSRVRIKGAETGFYICMNRRGKLIGKKNGQGKDCIFTEIVLENNYTALQNVKYEGWYMAFTRKGRPRKGSKTRQHQREVHFMKRLPKGHQIAEHRPFDFINYPFNRRTKRTRYSGER from the exons ATGAGACTCATTCCATCACGATTGAGTTATCT ATTCCTTCACCTCTTTGCGTTTTGCTACTATGCTCAG GTAACCATTCAGTCCCCGCCTAATTTTACACAGCATGTGAGTGAGCAAAGTAAGGTGACGGACCGGGTCAGCCGTAGACTAATCCGGACCTACCAGCTTTACAGTCGAACCAGTGGCAAGCACGTGCAAGTTCTGGCTAACAAGAAAATCAACGCCATGGCCGAAGATGGTGACGCGCACG ccaaGCTCATAGTGGAGACGGACACATTTGGGAGTCGAGTTCGAATTAAAGGAGCTGAAACAGGCTTTTACATCTGTATGAACAGGAGGGGGAAACTGATTGGCAAG AAAAACGGTCAGGGGAAAGACTGCATTTTCACAGAGATAGTCCTGGAGAACAACTATACAGCTCTACAGAATGTGAAGTACGAAGGCTGGTACATGGCCTTCACACGCAAAGGCAGACCCCGCAAGGGCTCCAAAACCAGGCAACACCAGCGGGAAGTCCACTTCATGAAGAGGCTGCCCAAGGGACACCAAATCGCAGAGCACAGACCCTTTGATTTCATCAACTACCCTTTCAACAGACGGACTAAACGCACCCGCTACTCAGGAGAGCGTTGA